GTGGCATATTTGATATTGGTGGACCAGAGGTCCTTACCTATGCAGATATGATGCAAAAATTTGCAAAGCTATCAGGATTACGAAAAAGATTAATCATTAAAGTTCCAGTTCTTACGCCAAATCTTTCAAGTTTATGGATCGGCTTTGTTACACCAGTACCTACCACTCTGGCACGGCCATTAGTTGGCTCATTAATCAGCGAAGTCGTTGCAGATCCTGCTAAATCAATAGATCATTTAATTCCAAAACCAGCCGAGGGATTAATTGATGTTTCAACTGCAATCACACTTGCACTAAGCAAGGTTTCAAGCAATTCAGTTTCAACTAGATGGTCAGATGCAACTGCGCCATTTGCGCCTTGGCAAAAAGCACAGAGTGATCCAGATTGGGCAGGAGAGGCTTTATATAAAGATACAAAAGTAAGAGTTACCGATGCCAGTATGGAAAATTTATGGGTTGCCATTGAGGAGATTGGCGGGGATAACGGTTGGTATGGTGCTGATTTTCTTTGGTATATGCGCGGAGTAATGGATCGAATGATTGGTGGAGTAGGACTAAGAAGAGGAAGACGAGATCCAATACATTTGCGAGTAGGAGACTCGTTAGATTTTTGGCGAGTTGAATCTTTAATTCCAGGAGAGTCATTAAAACTTTATGCAGAGATGATTTTGCCAGGCAAAGCTTGGCTTGAGTTTAGAATTAAAAAACTTCCAAATGGTCAAAGTGAAGTTACGCAAGAGGCCTCTTACTCACCTCGTGGTTTAGGTGGTCAGTTGTATTGGTATGCAGTGCTACCTCTTCACACATTTGTCTTTCCAACAATGATTAGAAACTTAATTCGAAGTGCCAACCGGAAAGATTACGCAGCGCGCAATGCATGAGTTCACCCCTGAGGTTGAAGAATTAGCTAAGGAAATACTGGATTACTCACTCGTTCGCTTGCGAACAGATCCACCTCTTGATGGCCCAAAAACTGCGCAGGAGTTATATGAGTTAGCCGGTAACACCATTACTGCAAAAGGTTTAGGCGGACATGAGGCGCTTAAATTATTTAAAGAGGTATTAGCAACAGCTTGTATTTCAACAGATCATCCACGTTACTTAGCATTTATTCCTTCTGCTCCTAGTGAGTATGCAAACCTTTTTGATTTAGTAGTTGGCGCTAGCGCACTTTATGGTGGTTCATGGCTTGAAGGAGCTGGGGCAGTATTTGCTGAAAACCAAGCACTTAAATGGATCTCAGATTTAGCAGGTATGCCGGCAACTGCTGGTGGTGTATTTGTGCAGGGTGGAACAATTGGAAACTTATCTGCGCTAGTAACTGCCCGAAATACTTTTAGAGCAAAGAGAAAAGATGTAACCAGGTGGGTATTGGCAGCAAGCGCCGACTCACACTCATCAATTAAATCTGCCGCTCAAGTTATGGATGTTGAAATTTTGTTAATTAAGCCAGATAAAGATGGCGCTTTGCAAGGGGATGCTTGCGCGCAAGTAATTGATAAGTACCACAGTGAAAATCCGGGCCATCAAGTATTTGCTCTAGTTGCTACCGCTGGAACAACCAATCTTGGAATTATTGATAACTTGGCATCAGTTTCAGCATGTGCCAAGGAGAGAGGAATTTGGTTTCATGTTGATGGCGCTTATGGATTAGCCGCTCTCTGTGCGCCATCTGTTCGGCCATTATTTAATGGAATTGAATTAGCTGACTCATTTATTGTTGATCCACATAAATGGCTCTTCGCACCATTTGATGCCTGCGCGCTTATCTATCGCAATCCAAAGTTAGCAAAGCGAGCGCACCTACAAAAGGCCGCCTATCTTGAAACCTTAGATGAAGATGATGAGTGGAACCCATCTGATTATGCAATTCACTTAACAAGGCGAGCTAGAGGCTTACCATTTTGGTTTTCACTCGCCGCTCATGGCACCGATGAGTATGCAAAAGCAATGGAGCGCACCATGGATGTTGCCAAAGATGCAGCCGAGCAGGTTCGAAGTCATCCAAATCTTAAGTTATTAATTGAGCCTTCACTTTCTATCGTGGCATTTGAAAGAGTTGGCTGGAGCAGTGAAGATTATGAAAAATGGAGTGATAAATTATTAGCTGATCAAATTGGCTTTGTTACACCATCTGCTCATAAAGGTAAGCCGATATTACGGTTTGCAATTGTTAACCCTTGGACTAATGAGGGTGATATTGCAGCAATTCTCGCCACGCTCTAAGTAGAAAACCCCACATTTGTCAGTGCAATCTTTTAAGATACCCCCATGTCTGAATTTTCTATGCCCCTTAATGATGCAAGCTCATCTGGATTATCAGAGCTTGAACTTAGGATGCTCGAGTTTGAGCGCACTTGGTGGCGCCATTCCGGGGCGAAGGAGAGTTCAATCAAAGAGTTATTTAATTTAACCCCACCTGTTTATTATCAAATGCTAAATAATTTAATTGATCGAGAGGCTGCGTTAATGGCAGAGCCTTTATTAGTTAAGCGCCTATTAAGAGTGCGCCAACAGCGCACCGCTGCCCGCAGCAGCAGCAAACTCGGCTTCACCCTCTAATACCCTCACCAAGCACAAAGCCTCAAGCCCCTTGGGCTGATTTGGCGCATCTGGAATAAATCCTCTAGATTTGGCTTTAGCACTCTAGAGGTGTGAGTGATAAAAACACCCAAGCAAGGCTTAAGTAAAAAAAATAGAGGGAGAGAAAAAAAATGGCAAAGATGATTGCCTTCAACGAAGAGGCTCGTCGCGGTTTAGAGCGCGGCATGAATGTATTAGCTGATGCGGTCAAGGTAACCCTTGGGCCCCGTGGTCGAAACGTTGTACTTGAGAAAAAATGGGGAGCGCCAACAATTACTAATGATGGTGTTTCAATTGCAAAAGAGATTGAACTGGATGATCCATGGGAAAAAATTGGAGCTGACCTTGTTAAAGAGGTTGCAAAGAAGACTGATGATGTTGCCGGTGATGGCACTACAACTGCAACTGTTCTAGCTCAAGCAATGGTTAGAGAAGGATTGCGAAATGTGGCAGCAGGATCTAATCCAATGTCATTAAAGCGTGGAATTGAAAAAGCAGTAGAGGCGATCTCAGATGAATTACTTAAGATGGCAAAGCCAGTTGAGACTAAAGAGCAAATATCAGCAACTGCTTCCATCTCAGCAGCGGACACCACAATCGGAAACATGATCGCTGAAGCGATGGATAAGGTTGGTAAAGAGGGTGTAATTACCGTTGAAGAGAGCAATACCTTTGGGCTTGAGTTAGAGCTAACAGAGGGAATGCGATTTGATAAGGGTTATATCTCAGCTTATTTTGTAACTGATACCGATCGCATGGAAACTGTTATGGAAGATGCTTACATCTTGATCGCAAACTCAAAGATTACAAATATCAAAGATCTTGTTCCAGTACTTGAAAAGGTAATGCAAACTGGCAAGCCGCTTGTGATTATTGCTGAAGATGTTGAGGGTGAAGCACTTTCAACCTTAGTAGTAAATAAGATTCGTGGCACATTTAAATCAGTTGCAGTTAAAGCACCTGGCTTTGGTGATCGCCGCAAGGCAATGTTGCAAGATATTGCGATATTAACTGGTGCAACAGTTATCTCTGAAGAGGTTGGTCTAAAGCTTGATCAAACAACTTTGGAGCTACTTGGAACTGCGCGCAAGGTAGTAATTGCAAAAGAAGAGACCACAATTGTTGAAGGTGGCGGAGATGCTGAGCAGATCAAGGGCCGAGTTAATCAAATCCGTGCTGAGATCGAAAAGAGTGACTCTGATTATGACCGTGAGAAACTACAAGAGCGTTTAGCAAAACTTGCTGGCGGTGTTGCAGTTATCAAGGCCGGAGCTGCAACTGAGGTTGAATTAAAAGAGCGCAAGCACCGAATTGAAGATGCAGTTCGTAATGCTAAAGCTGCAGTAGAAGAGGGCATTGTTGCCGGCGGCGGCGTTGCACTCCTTCAAGCAGCCAAGGTTGCTTTTTCTAAATTGAAGTTAACTGGAGATGAAGCAACTGGTGGAAAGATTGTTGAGTATGCAGTTGAATCACCACTTAAGCAGATTGCAATTAACGCTGGCCTTGAAGGTGGCGTAATTGTTGAAAAGGTTCGCGGACTTGAAACTGGTTTTGGCTTAAATGCTGCAACTGGTGAATATGTGGACATGATCAAGACTGGAATTATTGATCCTGCAAAGGTAACAAGATCAGCATTGCAAAATGCTGCATCAATTGCTGCCCTCTTCTTAACAACAGAGGCAGTTATTGCAGATAAGCCAGAGCCAAAATCAGCTGCGCCAATGCCTGGTGGCGACGGCGGCGGAATGGATTTCTAAAAAATATCCATTAGTAATTACAAAAAGCCCCCGCATAAAAACGGGGGCTTTTTCATTTTAATCATAAGCAGATTACAATCTACTTATGGCAAAGAAGAAATCATTATTTAAAAAGCTCCGCAAAAACGAGAGCTCACTGGTGGCAGAGCCAGAGGCACCAGTTGATGATTCAATTTTGGAGGCAATTAGCCAACCTAAGGTTGAAGAGGTAGTACGTCCTGCAATTGTTAGAAAACCTTATATTGCACCGGAAAAAACCTATCCAGCAAAGATTGATGTTGAAGTTAATAAGAATGATATTTTTGGCGCGTTAAGTATTGCAAAGCAAGCAGTTATTGAAGATGCCGGCAAGAGTGAGTATGTCGGTGAGTTTTATTCAATTGATTCTGATGAAGAAAGAGTTGCTACCTATTTATTTCACGCAAAACTTCCAGGCTATTCAGGTTGGATGTGGGCAGTAACAGTTGCAAAAATTGATGATAAATCACCTGCAACAATCTGTGATGTAGTTTTACTACCAGGTGCTAAATCATTACTAGCGCCAAATTGGGTTCCGTACTCACAAAGAATTCAGCCAGGAGATTTAGGAATTGGCGATGTAGTACCAACCTCACCAGATGATGAACGGTTAACTCAAAGTTATGCAGCCCTTCCTGGGGAAGAAGAGTTAGATATTGCGCAACTATTTGAGTTTGGTTTAAGCAGAGCTAGAGTTTTATCAATTGTTGGTCGAGATGCAGCCAGTAAGAGATGGTATGAAGGAGATCGCGGACCTCGCGCACCAATTGCGCAATCTGCTCCTAAGCCTTGTTCATCTTGCGGATTTTTTATTCCAATTGCCGGATCCCTTCGAAGTGCATTTGGAGTTTGCTCCAATGCGATTTCACCTGAGGATGCCCGGGTAGTTTCCGTTGATCATGGCTGTGGTGCGCACTCTGAGGCGCTAATTAAGGCTGAATAATCGGCTAACGCCGAGTGCGTTACTTGGGTTAAACTATCCACCTGCCCATCTAGAGATGGCCTAAACGAATACTAAAAATTGAAGGGAGATACCAATGCCTACTGGTCGAGTTAAATGGTTTAGTTTAGAAAAAGGTTTTGGATTTATTTCCAATGATGAAGGTGAAGATGTTTACCTTGCCGCTGCAGCATTGCCGGAGGGTGTAACAACTGTAAAGCCTGGTACAAAATTAGATTTCTCAATTGCAGATGGTCGTCGTGGACCACAAGCACTTTCTGTTTCAATTGTTGAAGCACCACCAACTATGGCAACTGGTTCCCGTGGTAAAAATGATGATTTAGCAGCAATGATTGAAGATACGATCAAAATTTTAGATCGCTTTGGTAATGGCCTTAGAAGTGGCAAAAGCTCAACTGCTGCAGATAGTGAGCGATTAGCTAAAGTTTTGCGCGGTATTGCATCCCAGATTGATGGGAATTAAAGCGCGCCTTTTCGACCGCGTTTGATGGTGTAACGAAGTCCCATTGCGCCAAACGCTGCGCCTATTACGCATATCCATAAGACATTAGTATCTGCGTTCATCACAATCGCAAACACAAATGCGATTATCCAAAGCACAATGCCTAAGGCAATTACAAAGATTGCTTCTCTCATTTTTCTCCTAGAGTCCGCTAAGTAAAACCATGGCAACCATGCCAAACAAAATTCCAATTGTGACGCGGCGTCGAAACTTTGCGCTCATCATTTGGCAAGCTTTTCTACTACATACTCAATAGAGCTTGTGAGTGCATCAATATCTGCTGGCTCAACTGCTGGAAACATTCCAATTCGAAGTTGGTTCTTACCTAATTTACGATATGGATCTGTGTCCACAATGCCATTAGCACGCAATACCTTTGCGATTTCAAGTGCGTCAATGCTTTCATCAAAATTAATTGTGCCAACTACCTTTGAACGCATTGCTGGGTCGGCAACAAATGGTGTGGTGTAACTAGTTTTCTCAGCCCATGAATACAAACGATTTGATGAATCCTCACTTCGACCGGCTGCAAACTTTAAGCCACCATTTGAATTCATCCAATTGATTTGCTCTGCTAATAAAATTATGGTGGCAAGAGCTGGAGTGTTATAAGTTTGATCAAGGCGTGAGTTTTCAATTGCAATTGAAAGATCAAAAAATGCTGGCACCCATCGCCCACTTGCTTTAATTTTTTCAACACGGGCAATTGCTGCCGGGCTCATAATCGCAATCCATAAACCACCATCGGAGGCAAATGATTTTTGCGGCGCGAAGTAGTAGCAATCAGATTGTGAAATATCTAAATCAAGGCCACCAGCCGCACTTGTGGCATCAACTAACACCAGGCTGCCTGCCGAGCCAGCTGGTCGAATGATTGGCATCATTACTCCAGTGCTTGTTTCATTATGCGTTAAGGCATAGGTATCGATATCTGCTGAAACTTTTGGCAGTGGATGTGAGCCGGGCTCAGTTTTAATTACTTCCGGATCACCAATCATTGGCGCCTCTTTTGCTGCTGTTGCAAATTTAGATGAGAACTCACCAAAGACTAGGTGCTGAGATTTGTTTTCAATTAACGCAAAGGTTGCAATATCCCAAAAAGCGGTTGATCCACCGTTGCCAATAATTACTTCATAACCATCAGGAAGTGAAAATAAAGATTTAAGTCCACTTCTAACCGCACCAACTACCTCTTTAACTGGTTTTTGGCGATGACTTGTTCCTAAAACTTTTCCATAATTACTGGCTAAGTTTGCAATAGATGCTGGCAAAATTTTTGACGGCCCACAACCAAATCTGCCATCAGATGGTTTTAAATTTTCTGGGATCTTAATTTCACTCATTGGTAGATATTAGGGGTTAAGCCGTTTAATCTGCCAATTATTATTATCATCCCTCACATAACGGATGCGATCATGCAGCCTTGAGTATCGCCCCTGCCAGAACTCAATAGATTTTGGTGTTACTAAGTACCCACCCCAATGATCTGGCATTGGAATGGCCTCACCTTCTGGCCACTTCTTCTCAAAATCTTTAAAACTTTTCTCTAATTGCGCTCTAGAAGATAACTCACTTGATTGCGCACTTGCCCAGGCACCAATCTGTGAACCACGTGGTCTAGTTGCAAAGTATTTTTCTGACTCTTCTTTTGAAATCTTTGAAGCTATGCCAATCACAATTACCTGTCGCTCAAGTGGATACCAAGGAAAAACCAAGCTGACCTGATTATTTTTTGCAATTTGTTCTGCTTTTCTTGATTCATAATTAGAAAAAAAGGTGAAACCAGTATCAGTTAGATCTTTTAGTAGAACGGTGCGACTTGTTGGTTGATCATCTACCGTAGTTGAAAGCACCATCGCGTTCGCCTCCACCACAATCTCATTGCTAGCCGCATCTTTAAGCCAGGTATCAAATAAGGCAAGTGGATCTGCTGGCAGATTAGCTTCTACTAAGCCAACCTCGCCATACTGACGGCGCATTGCCGCGATATCTTCACGATTGGTCATGGCTGTATCCAACCTCACTTTAGATCTCATTTGGCGCATTAGCGCCGAAGTAGCAGAATAGGATCATAATCACGTAGCAAAAGGAGCACTTAAAGTGAGCGATGACTTCAAGCCCGGCCTAGAAGGTGTAATCGCATTTGAATCCAAGATTGCAGAACCAGATAAAGAAGGCAGCGCGCTTAGATATCGCGGCGTTGATATTGAAGATTTAGTTGGTCGAGTTACCTTTGGAAATGTTTGGGGTTTATTAGTTGATGATGAATTTAATCCAGGACTTCCACCTGCTGAACCATTCTTAATTCCAGTTCACACCGGTGATGTGCGAGTGGATGTGCAATCTGCAATTGCCATGCTTACTCCGGCTTGGGGATTAAAGCCACTACTTGATATTTCAGATGAAGAGGCAAGAAGTAATTTAGCAAGAGTTTCAGTAATGGTGCTTTCCTATGTTGCCCAATCTGCCCGTGGCACAATCGCGCAAGTTATTCCACAATCAGAGATTGATAAAGCACACACAGTTGTTGAGCGAATGATGATTCGCTGGCGGGGTGAACCAGATCCAGTACATGTGCGGGCAATTGATGCCTACTTTGTTTCAGCTGCTGAACATGGCATGAACGCCTCAACATTTACCGGCAGAGTTATTGCATCAACTGGAGCAGATGTTGCTGCTTCAATCTCAGGTGCGATTGGCGCAATGAGTGGACCATTACATGGTGGCGCTCCTGCTCGCGTATTAAGCATGATTGAAGCGGTTGAAAAGTCAGGTAACGCTGAAAGTTATGTGAAATCAATTTTGGATAAGGGTGAGCGATTGATGGGCTTTGGTCACCGGGTTTATCGCGCTGAGGATCCACGCGCTCGCACATTGCGTAGAACTGCAAAAGAGTTAAATGCACCAAGGTATGAAGTGGCGCTCGCTTTAGAAAAAGCCGCGTTAGCTGAATTAAAACAACGTCAACCAGATCGAGTTCTAGAAACTAATGTTGAGTTTTGGGCCGCAATTGTTTTAGATTTTGCCCAAGTTCCAGCAAACTTATTTACTTCAATGTTTACAGCAGCCAGAACTGCTGGATGGTCTGCGCATATTCTGGAGCAAAAGCGAACTGGTCGAATTATTCGCCCGTCAGCTAGATATGTTGGGCCAGGCCCAAGAAAGCCGCAAGATGTTAAAGGTTGGGATGCTTCAGTGGAATCCCTTCACAACTAACCTGAATTTTAATTGTTGCCTAGTGGCAATATAAGCCAATGGCCAGCAATTCAATTTTTTGGTTTCGCAGAGACCTTAGATTAAATGATAATCCTGCATTACTAGCTGCTATGGCAGAAGGTGAAGCAATAGTTCCAGTTTTTATCTTAGATCCTAAGTTAATTAAAACTGCTGGTAGCAAAAGATTGGCATACCTTGGTCAATCACTTCACCATCTAGATGACTCTCTTGGAAATAAGTTGCATGTAATTGCGGGGGATCAAATAACAGTTCTAAAAGAGTTAATGAGTAAAAATAACGCCAGTACAGTTCATATCTCAACTGAATATGAACCATATGGGGCAAAGCGAGATGAAAGTATTGAGGCTTCTGGAATTAAATTAATTAGAACCGGATCTCCATATGCTGTTGCACCTGGCCGAGTAAGAAAGCCAAGTGATGACACTCCATACCGGGTTTACACACCTTTTTATAAAGCATGGTGCATTCATGGTTGGCGCAAACCAGCTGAATCTCCAAAAAATATTAATGCGATAGCCCCATCTAAGGATGCAAGAGCATTCCCAGATTGGAAACTACCTGATGGCACAAAAATCACACCAGCTGGTGAAGCTGCAGCATTAGAAAGATTTAAGTATTTTCAAAAGAATGGCTTAGATAATTACGATGAGGCAAGAAATCTGGCTGGAATTGATGGCACTAGTAAAATGAGTGCGCATCTAAAGTGGGGAGAAATCCATCCACGAACTTTGTTAGCACCACTTGGAGATAGCAAAGCCCATGATGTTTATCGCAAAGAAATTGCCTGGCGTGAATTTTATGCAGATATTTTATTTCATAATCAACATACTGAAACTGAGTATTACGCGAAACAGTTTGCAAGTATGCGATATGACCAACCTGGTGAAAAATTTAAAGCTTGGTGTGATGGTAAAACTGGTTATCCATTTGTGGATGCGGCTATGCGCCAATTACTAGTTGAAGGTTGGATGCACAATAGAACCCGAATGGTGGTCGCCTCATTTTTAGTTAAAGATCTTCACTTAGAGTGGCAAGTAGGGGAGAGATTTTTCCGTGAACATTTAGTTGATTATGACGTGGCATCAAATGCCCATGGTTGGCAGTGGACAGCAGGTTGTGGCACCGATGCCTCCCCTTACTACCGAATATTTAATCCAATTGAACAAGGCAAACGATTTGATGAAAACGGAGATTACGTTAGAAAGTATGTGCCAGAACTTGCCCACATTAAAGGTATTGAAATCCATGAGCCTTGGGAACATCCTGATGGCTATACCAAAGGTTATGTGAAGCAAATCGTTGATCATAAAGTTGAACGAGCTGAATCTCTAGCAAGGTTAGAGGAGATTAAAGTTAACAAGCCTGCTTATCCAAAGGATTAATATGAGCAAACATGATGTTCTAATCATTGGCGGCGGACATAATGGATTAGTTGCCGCCTGTTACTTAGCAAAAGCTGGCAAAAAAGTATTAGTACTTGAAGCAAATAGTGAGATAGGTGGTGCATCAACATCTGAGTATGTTTTTGCAGGATTAGAGGCAAAATTATCTAGATACTCATACCTTGTTTCATTACTGCCAGATCAAATAATAAAAGAGCTTGGATTAAATTTTGAATGTATTTCTCGCAAAATTTCTTCTTATACCCCTTATGAAAAGAGTGGTAATGACGCCGGTCTATTAGTTAAACGAGTTTGGGATGAAAGCAATGTTCAATCATTTAACCAATTAACTGGCTCAGATATAGAGGGCCAAGCTTGGCAGCGCTTTTATGATCAGGTGAGTCAGTTTGCTCAAGTAATTGCGCCCACGCTCCTTCAGCCACTACCAACTAAGAGTGAAGTAAAAAGTAAATTAAATGATGATCTAGTTTGGCAGATGCTAATTGAACAATCTTTAGGTGAAACTTTAGATCAATACTTCAAAGATGATCTGGTCAAAGGCGTGGTGTTAACGGACGGATTAATTGGAACATTTGCTTCGGCATATGAAATGCAGAGCAATATTTGTTTTCTCTACCATCTAATTGGAAATGGCACTGGGGAGTGGAAGGTGCCAAAGGGTGGAATGGGAGCCCTTACCTATGAGCTTCACCAAAAAGCACTCTCGCTCGGTGTTGAAATTAAAGTTAACTCAAAAGTTAAGTCTATTGATGCCCAAAGCCTGCAGGTTGTTGTTGAAGTAGAAAATGGTGAAAAGTTTGAAGGAAGCTATTTGCTTTCAAATGCTGCCCCGCAGATACTGGCTCAATTATTGGGCAATGAGCAACCTAAATCTTTAGAGGGCTCGCAAGTTAAGTTAAACATGTTGCTAAAAAAATTGCCTAAGTTTAAATCTGGCGTTGATGCAAAGGATGCTTTTGTGGGCACACTTCACATAAATGAAAGTTTCACTCAACTTGAAAAGGCTTACAAGCAGGCTAATTCAGGTGTTTTTCCAGATGAGCTGCCATTAGAAATGTATTGTCACTCCCTTTCAGATAACTCAATACTTTCAGATGATTTAAATCAAAAAGGTTTCCACACCTTAACAATTTTCGCTCTCCATACCCCGGCAAAGTTATTCGATCTTGAGCCAGCAAAAACTAAAGAGTTAGCAAAGCAAAGAGCCTTATCTGCTTTAAACCAGTATCTAGTAGAGCCAGTTGAGAGTTGCCTTGCAAGTGATGTGAATGGTGATCTTTGTATTGAGGTTAAATCCCCGATTGATTTAGAGAATGAAATCTTTTTACCTCGTGGAAATATCTTCCACAAAGATCTTTCCCTTCCATTTAAAGAAGACGGGTCAGAAATTAAATGGGGAGTAGAGACAGATCATCCAAGAGTTTTCCTTTGTGGTGCTGGTGCGATTAGAGGCGGTGGCGTAAGCGGCATTGCAGGACACAACGCCGCTATGGCAGTTTTAGAATTAAACTAAAAAGTTAGAGAACTGCCAGGGATCACTTTCGTCATACTTGCGATTATTCCAACCCTTAAACAAATCATTACGGTGCATTAG
The Candidatus Nanopelagicus limnes DNA segment above includes these coding regions:
- a CDS encoding DUF3263 domain-containing protein, whose amino-acid sequence is MSEFSMPLNDASSSGLSELELRMLEFERTWWRHSGAKESSIKELFNLTPPVYYQMLNNLIDREAALMAEPLLVKRLLRVRQQRTAARSSSKLGFTL
- a CDS encoding SDR family oxidoreductase — translated: MEAVRRILVTGASGYVGGRLVTALLEDGASVRVFVRDQKKAQSNSWASSVEIATGNASDYQSTLKALTGIHTAYYLLHSINAGTNFDKIESEMATNFAKAAQEAGVKQIIYLGGINNDLKSSKHLNSRANTGRSLASTSVPVMEMRAGIIIGSGSASFEMLRHLTHRLPVMTTPKWVMNKTHPIAVRDVLWYLKSAAKLEKPVSGIFDIGGPEVLTYADMMQKFAKLSGLRKRLIIKVPVLTPNLSSLWIGFVTPVPTTLARPLVGSLISEVVADPAKSIDHLIPKPAEGLIDVSTAITLALSKVSSNSVSTRWSDATAPFAPWQKAQSDPDWAGEALYKDTKVRVTDASMENLWVAIEEIGGDNGWYGADFLWYMRGVMDRMIGGVGLRRGRRDPIHLRVGDSLDFWRVESLIPGESLKLYAEMILPGKAWLEFRIKKLPNGQSEVTQEASYSPRGLGGQLYWYAVLPLHTFVFPTMIRNLIRSANRKDYAARNA
- the serC gene encoding phosphoserine transaminase; this encodes MSEIKIPENLKPSDGRFGCGPSKILPASIANLASNYGKVLGTSHRQKPVKEVVGAVRSGLKSLFSLPDGYEVIIGNGGSTAFWDIATFALIENKSQHLVFGEFSSKFATAAKEAPMIGDPEVIKTEPGSHPLPKVSADIDTYALTHNETSTGVMMPIIRPAGSAGSLVLVDATSAAGGLDLDISQSDCYYFAPQKSFASDGGLWIAIMSPAAIARVEKIKASGRWVPAFFDLSIAIENSRLDQTYNTPALATIILLAEQINWMNSNGGLKFAAGRSEDSSNRLYSWAEKTSYTTPFVADPAMRSKVVGTINFDESIDALEIAKVLRANGIVDTDPYRKLGKNQLRIGMFPAVEPADIDALTSSIEYVVEKLAK
- a CDS encoding citrate synthase 2, which gives rise to MSDDFKPGLEGVIAFESKIAEPDKEGSALRYRGVDIEDLVGRVTFGNVWGLLVDDEFNPGLPPAEPFLIPVHTGDVRVDVQSAIAMLTPAWGLKPLLDISDEEARSNLARVSVMVLSYVAQSARGTIAQVIPQSEIDKAHTVVERMMIRWRGEPDPVHVRAIDAYFVSAAEHGMNASTFTGRVIASTGADVAASISGAIGAMSGPLHGGAPARVLSMIEAVEKSGNAESYVKSILDKGERLMGFGHRVYRAEDPRARTLRRTAKELNAPRYEVALALEKAALAELKQRQPDRVLETNVEFWAAIVLDFAQVPANLFTSMFTAARTAGWSAHILEQKRTGRIIRPSARYVGPGPRKPQDVKGWDASVESLHN
- a CDS encoding pyridoxal phosphate-dependent decarboxylase family protein, whose translation is MHEFTPEVEELAKEILDYSLVRLRTDPPLDGPKTAQELYELAGNTITAKGLGGHEALKLFKEVLATACISTDHPRYLAFIPSAPSEYANLFDLVVGASALYGGSWLEGAGAVFAENQALKWISDLAGMPATAGGVFVQGGTIGNLSALVTARNTFRAKRKDVTRWVLAASADSHSSIKSAAQVMDVEILLIKPDKDGALQGDACAQVIDKYHSENPGHQVFALVATAGTTNLGIIDNLASVSACAKERGIWFHVDGAYGLAALCAPSVRPLFNGIELADSFIVDPHKWLFAPFDACALIYRNPKLAKRAHLQKAAYLETLDEDDEWNPSDYAIHLTRRARGLPFWFSLAAHGTDEYAKAMERTMDVAKDAAEQVRSHPNLKLLIEPSLSIVAFERVGWSSEDYEKWSDKLLADQIGFVTPSAHKGKPILRFAIVNPWTNEGDIAAILATL
- a CDS encoding cold-shock protein; amino-acid sequence: MPTGRVKWFSLEKGFGFISNDEGEDVYLAAAALPEGVTTVKPGTKLDFSIADGRRGPQALSVSIVEAPPTMATGSRGKNDDLAAMIEDTIKILDRFGNGLRSGKSSTAADSERLAKVLRGIASQIDGN
- a CDS encoding DUF2530 domain-containing protein, with protein sequence MREAIFVIALGIVLWIIAFVFAIVMNADTNVLWICVIGAAFGAMGLRYTIKRGRKGAL
- the groL gene encoding chaperonin GroEL (60 kDa chaperone family; promotes refolding of misfolded polypeptides especially under stressful conditions; forms two stacked rings of heptamers to form a barrel-shaped 14mer; ends can be capped by GroES; misfolded proteins enter the barrel where they are refolded when GroES binds), producing MAKMIAFNEEARRGLERGMNVLADAVKVTLGPRGRNVVLEKKWGAPTITNDGVSIAKEIELDDPWEKIGADLVKEVAKKTDDVAGDGTTTATVLAQAMVREGLRNVAAGSNPMSLKRGIEKAVEAISDELLKMAKPVETKEQISATASISAADTTIGNMIAEAMDKVGKEGVITVEESNTFGLELELTEGMRFDKGYISAYFVTDTDRMETVMEDAYILIANSKITNIKDLVPVLEKVMQTGKPLVIIAEDVEGEALSTLVVNKIRGTFKSVAVKAPGFGDRRKAMLQDIAILTGATVISEEVGLKLDQTTLELLGTARKVVIAKEETTIVEGGGDAEQIKGRVNQIRAEIEKSDSDYDREKLQERLAKLAGGVAVIKAGAATEVELKERKHRIEDAVRNAKAAVEEGIVAGGGVALLQAAKVAFSKLKLTGDEATGGKIVEYAVESPLKQIAINAGLEGGVIVEKVRGLETGFGLNAATGEYVDMIKTGIIDPAKVTRSALQNAASIAALFLTTEAVIADKPEPKSAAPMPGGDGGGMDF
- the pdxH gene encoding pyridoxamine 5'-phosphate oxidase is translated as MTNREDIAAMRRQYGEVGLVEANLPADPLALFDTWLKDAASNEIVVEANAMVLSTTVDDQPTSRTVLLKDLTDTGFTFFSNYESRKAEQIAKNNQVSLVFPWYPLERQVIVIGIASKISKEESEKYFATRPRGSQIGAWASAQSSELSSRAQLEKSFKDFEKKWPEGEAIPMPDHWGGYLVTPKSIEFWQGRYSRLHDRIRYVRDDNNNWQIKRLNP
- a CDS encoding DUF3027 domain-containing protein, which gives rise to MAKKKSLFKKLRKNESSLVAEPEAPVDDSILEAISQPKVEEVVRPAIVRKPYIAPEKTYPAKIDVEVNKNDIFGALSIAKQAVIEDAGKSEYVGEFYSIDSDEERVATYLFHAKLPGYSGWMWAVTVAKIDDKSPATICDVVLLPGAKSLLAPNWVPYSQRIQPGDLGIGDVVPTSPDDERLTQSYAALPGEEELDIAQLFEFGLSRARVLSIVGRDAASKRWYEGDRGPRAPIAQSAPKPCSSCGFFIPIAGSLRSAFGVCSNAISPEDARVVSVDHGCGAHSEALIKAE